A stretch of Candidatus Eremiobacteraceae bacterium DNA encodes these proteins:
- the dnaE gene encoding DNA polymerase III subunit alpha, whose translation MSKSFVHLHVHSEYSLLDGACRVGDLVSAAADAGMPALALTDHGVLYGALEFYFAAKSKGIKPIIGCEMYVAPRGRLDRSARDEQHLTVLAVDRDGYDNLLKLVSAGFLEGYYYKPRVDLDLLAAHHKGLVVLSGCLGGGVQQALLHDDVDGARALVRDYRAIFGERYFLELHHHHMAAEDKVRAQLIALSKETGVRAVATNDSHYLARDDAPAHDVLLCIGTGKLVADTDRMRFEGDDFYFKPAEAMRELFADSPDACDATLDIATMAELDLESKTFALPTFPLPASIDDEARYLHGLCMTGLQERYGTPTPGQLERLEYELGIINRMGYASYFLIVWDFIRYAREQGIPVGPGRGSAAGSIVAYALRISDVDPLRYNLFFERFLNPERISMPDIDTDFCFERRDEVIEYVRQKYGADRVSQIVTFGTMAARAAVRDVGRVMSHPLADVDRIAKLIPNVPTNPVSIRQAIDSVPELNAIYHRDARAHELLDTAMRVEGLARHASTHAAGVVIAPGPITEYAPLVKLGDDDVNTQYSMDWVEKAGLLKMDFLGLRTLTVIERATQEIRRTTDPSFRIEEIPLDDAATYALLSSGHTTGIFQLESAGMRRYIAELRPTCIEDVIAMVALYRPGPMDWINDFIAGKHGRRRITYLHPKLEPILAETYGVAVYQEQVMQTCRDLAGYTIGQADEVRKVIGKKVKEKIPVERAKFIAGCVASGIDEQLATGIWQFIEPFAGYGFPKAHAVCYGLLAYRTAWL comes from the coding sequence ATGAGCAAAAGCTTCGTCCATCTGCACGTGCATAGCGAGTATTCGCTGCTCGACGGCGCCTGCCGGGTCGGTGACCTGGTGAGCGCGGCCGCCGATGCGGGCATGCCGGCGCTTGCCCTGACCGATCATGGCGTGCTCTATGGCGCGCTCGAGTTCTATTTCGCGGCCAAGTCCAAAGGCATCAAGCCGATCATCGGTTGCGAGATGTACGTCGCCCCGCGGGGCAGGCTCGACCGCAGCGCGCGCGACGAACAACACCTCACCGTACTTGCCGTCGATCGCGATGGCTACGACAATCTGCTCAAGCTCGTCTCGGCCGGCTTCCTCGAAGGCTACTATTATAAGCCGCGCGTGGACCTCGACCTGTTAGCGGCCCACCATAAGGGGCTTGTCGTGCTGTCCGGCTGCCTCGGCGGTGGCGTGCAACAGGCATTGCTGCACGACGATGTGGACGGCGCGCGCGCGCTGGTGCGCGACTACCGAGCCATCTTCGGCGAGCGCTATTTCCTCGAGCTCCATCATCACCACATGGCGGCTGAGGATAAGGTGCGCGCGCAGCTGATCGCGCTGTCCAAGGAGACGGGTGTCCGCGCCGTCGCGACCAATGACTCTCACTACCTCGCGCGCGATGACGCGCCGGCCCACGACGTGTTGCTGTGCATCGGCACGGGCAAATTGGTAGCCGACACCGACCGGATGCGCTTTGAGGGCGACGATTTCTACTTCAAGCCGGCCGAAGCGATGCGCGAGCTATTCGCGGACTCGCCCGACGCGTGCGACGCGACGTTGGATATCGCCACCATGGCCGAGCTGGACCTCGAATCCAAGACGTTCGCGCTGCCCACGTTCCCGCTGCCGGCGAGCATCGACGACGAGGCGCGCTACCTGCACGGGTTATGCATGACCGGCCTGCAGGAGCGCTACGGCACGCCGACGCCCGGCCAGCTCGAGCGCCTCGAATACGAGTTGGGCATCATCAACCGCATGGGGTACGCGTCCTACTTCCTTATAGTATGGGATTTCATACGCTATGCCCGCGAGCAGGGCATCCCCGTGGGTCCGGGACGGGGCTCCGCGGCGGGGAGCATCGTCGCCTACGCGCTGCGCATCTCGGACGTCGACCCGCTGCGCTACAACCTTTTCTTCGAGCGCTTCCTCAACCCCGAGCGCATCTCGATGCCCGACATCGACACGGATTTCTGCTTCGAGCGTCGCGACGAAGTCATCGAGTACGTGCGCCAGAAGTACGGCGCGGACCGCGTCTCGCAGATCGTCACCTTCGGCACGATGGCCGCCCGCGCCGCGGTGCGCGACGTCGGCCGGGTGATGAGCCATCCGCTGGCCGACGTCGACCGAATCGCGAAGCTCATCCCCAACGTGCCGACCAATCCGGTCTCGATCCGCCAGGCGATCGACAGCGTGCCCGAGCTCAACGCGATCTATCACCGCGATGCGCGCGCGCACGAGCTGCTCGACACGGCGATGCGCGTCGAGGGCCTGGCTCGCCACGCATCCACGCACGCCGCGGGCGTCGTGATCGCACCCGGGCCGATCACCGAATACGCACCGCTCGTCAAGCTGGGCGATGACGACGTCAACACCCAGTACTCGATGGATTGGGTCGAGAAGGCCGGGCTGCTCAAGATGGACTTCCTCGGCCTGCGCACGCTCACGGTCATCGAGCGTGCCACCCAAGAGATCAGGCGCACCACCGATCCGTCGTTCCGCATCGAAGAGATCCCACTGGACGACGCGGCGACCTATGCGTTGCTGTCATCCGGCCACACCACCGGCATCTTCCAGCTTGAGAGCGCCGGGATGCGCCGCTATATCGCCGAGCTGCGCCCCACGTGTATCGAGGACGTCATCGCAATGGTAGCGCTGTACCGCCCAGGGCCTATGGACTGGATCAACGACTTCATCGCCGGCAAGCACGGGCGTCGCAGGATCACGTATCTGCATCCCAAGCTCGAGCCCATCCTGGCCGAGACCTACGGTGTGGCGGTGTATCAGGAACAGGTGATGCAGACCTGTCGCGACCTGGCCGGCTACACTATCGGCCAAGCGGATGAAGTGCGAAAGGTCATCGGCAAGAAGGTCAAAGAGAAGATCCCGGTCGAGCGCGCCAAGTTCATCGCCGGCTGCGTCGCCAGCGGCATCGACGAGCAGCTCGCCACCGGCATCTGGCAGTTCATCGAACCGTTCGCCGGCTACGGGTTCCCCAAAGCCCACGCGGTGTGCTATGGTTTGCTCGCTTACCGCACGGCCTGGCTCAA